Within Dictyostelium discoideum AX4 chromosome 4 chromosome, whole genome shotgun sequence, the genomic segment ACAACTACAAATACAACTAAATCAATACCATCAACTCCACCAACAACTAATGCATCAACAACCACACCAATAACAACCACACCAATAACAACCAcacaaacaacaaccacaccaacaacaaccacacaTCAATTACCAACAAGCAATACAACAATCTACAACCTAAACaaaactactactactactactactactactacaaaaCCTATCAATAAAATTACTACAAGCAATGGTACCAAGTTTCCAATTGCCAGTAGTATTAGAAAATAAtggaacaattaaaattattactatggAACTGCAGAGGTAATCAATCAACCAACGCTAAGAATAAAACAGAAGAAACGATAAAAAGAATTGGCACTCAATTAGCACTCCTAACTGAAACTAATTTCAATGGATTCAACCACCACAAAACAATGTTCAACTTTGAAAGAATAGATCATGGTTCAGGTAAAGGAACTGGCATAGCAATAGAAAATAGAGATACAAGAAAAGGCCACATATCAATAAACTTCAAAGACGATGATGGTAGAATACtatcaattaaatacaaTTCCTTTAATTCTATCAACATATTATTGATCTATGCTCCAGCGACTATATCTGAAAGAAACACCTTCATAATCAACTCAAAATCactgtttaaaaaatataattcaatCAACCATCAAATAATAGCAGGCGACTTCAATAACAACCACGATTGCAACAGCTTCTTCGGTACTGAATTACGTAAAATAATAGACCAAGACATGCTACTAGATACTGGTATTGAAGATAACACTCCAACATTTCCAAGATCAATGAAGAGACTAGATAGAATCTACTGTCATCCAACACTACTAAACCAAAATTCAAAACTGGTAGTCCACAACACAGTATTTAACAAATCAGATCACTTTCccatcacaatcacaatACAAACCAACAgagaaacaacaacaacaacaacaaccaaactAGAAAGACTCCCTTGGACATTATGTAAAGAAATTCTCAACAACAAACATATACATGATGGGTTATCAGAATTAATCAGTAAGAACAAAGATAAGATCAAATCAGTGGAGGAATGGacgaaatttaaaaataatgtcatcagagattatttaaaaaaagaacaaaacaaaataaagaaagaaaagaacaaaagaaaatacGTAATCCACAAATTACTTGGAAATAGTGATATCATTCCAAAGATGAGAAAAGAACTCAATGAAGAAATAAGTAGAATATTAGAAGAAGAAAGAAAGGTAAAAGCATGGGATATCAAATTAAAACTCCACCTGCATCAAGAAACACCAAGCAAATACCTCACAAGTATCCTTAAATCCAAGATCACTTCCAGGTATCAACCACGAAAGAGACACCAGATGCAAGATCTGTGGCCACCTTTTCAGAGACCCTTATTCTCACCTCTTCACTCTATGCCAAGATATCctagatattgaaaaaaccATCATATCAACAGTTAACAAATTATCATTCATCAAAATCCACAGATGGTCAATGGAAACCTTAGACATATCAAAATACAACAGAACTGAGAGAATCTTCCCCAATCTCATAGGAATAATAGCACACCAATTATGGAAGATAATCTGTCACAAATTGTTCAACACTGATGAAAGCAAACCAGAGCCAAAATTCGAACAAAAGGTCATAGAAACAGAATTACTAAATCTCATCGAAACTGAAAAATTCATCACACtaaagaaaatcaaacaCGACGAAGCAATACTAAAAAACACCAATCAAGATCTTcacaaatacaaattcaacaaagcCTGGCAAACCCCAGCAGCTCCGAACCCTCTTCCAATTTAAGtagtagtaaaaaaaaaaaaaaaaaaaaaaaaataatataatatagtttaaaaaatttaatacaattgaataataaaaataaaaccgtTTAACAAACACCGCCGAAAAGACACAAGGACATTCCTTGAAGGTCTGATCacaggtaaaaaaaaaaaaaaaatttcacccacagttaaattaattatttttatttcttttactGGGATAATTGAAAACATTAGAATTTAaacatttctttttaaaattcaaattcctTAAATAAAGCTATTAATTATTCTATATTTCCTTTAAAGGATAAACTatgatcaattttaaaaaaaaaaaaaaaaaaaaaaaaacttcatACCCAactatattttcaaaaaaaaaaaaaaaaaaaaaaaaaaaaaaacttcatACCCAactatattttcaaaaaaaaaaaaaaaaaaaaaaaaaaaaaaaaaaaaagaatcttcattttttctataaaaaaaaaaagggtgtATCTaactctttatttttattgttttattatttttatagatAATTGTGGATCATCTatgtattaaataatatatgaatcctatttaaaaaatggcaGATGCTTTAAATATTTGTGTAGAATCTGACATATTCAATGAATCATATTTATCtcaatttatataataattttaaatttaaataaaaaatctaaatatggtttttttttttttaaagagatAATTCATGGGTTTTGaaagtatttatttttattttttattttttatttttattatttttaaaataaaattgaataataaaaaaaaaataaaaaaaataaaaaatataagaaaaaaaaaaattaatcaatctaaatcaatttctattttgaaaaaaaaaaaaaaagaaaaaaaaaaaaaaaaagtaattaggATGAATTTTCCTTAttgggaaataaaaaaagtaaaaagtataattttttttttggaaatcaAGATCAAAAAATGTAACTCTTTTTGGGTTTACCAAATTTGGGtatcttttattaaaaaaaaaaaaaagtttcaattaaaattttttagtataaaaagacaaaaaattattaattattttaaaaaaaaaaataaataaaatttcaaaaaaaaaaaaaaaaaaaaaaaaaacaaagaaattttacattttagaaaaaacaaagttataattttaatgtaaaaaaaaaaaaaaaaaaaaaaaaaaattataattctggacataaaatatcaaaaggtaaattttaattttaattttcttatttttatttttttaatttttcaaatatttaatacattaaataatttaccattcTCTTTCTAATTATTAGGTATAatgtaaaatttatttttgtctTTAAACTGTCCCAAATGAAATAAAACTTCCAACAGGTGTAATTAAATGTCAATACAacggttttttattttttaaaaaaaaaaagatagttTTATTAAGTGGTAGTTTATTTAGTATTGGTCGGTACTAACTCAATGTCTGAGAATCAAaggattttatttattttaaaaaataaatctttcaATTCTCAGGCTTTGCTAATTGGTAGATTGGTATTTAACAGCTTTCacttaataatatttttaaattaaataaactaaCTGATTGTCGACAATAAACCATAATTTTACATGATAATTTGGACTTAATGCAAGGTAAACTATATTAATACTTTAATTCCAACactattttataaatattgcaattttctaataatatatattttagatTGATCCAAGGATTTAATATCTGTCAACAGTACTATTAAAGGATATTGGAAGGTTAAAATCTAAAcgttaaaaaataatattaaataaaataaaataaaataaaaaaatataaaaaaaatcttattttaaaaacaaacaaacaataCATATTAATCATTAAATACTAATagattaaattgttttttatccAATTAAAGGTCAAGATAAAATCGGGTAGATTTAATactcgaaaaaaaaaaaaaaaaaaaaaaaaaaaaacaataataattataaaaaacaaaaataaattaggtTTTAATTGAGATGTATTAtagattattataattaatgatttctaatattagattttatttttattttattttaattattttcccaattaattatttcttaaaaaaaataaaattaactatataaaaataaaacttcaatatatttatgtagttaattttattccttttttatgaactaattaattgaaaaaataaaataaaataaaattataaaggataaaatctaatattagaaatcatttttagggtaatttgattgaaaattcaaaaaaaactattttttattttttttttaatttttttttttttttttttaaaaataaatttggaagattctttttttttttgatgttcTTAGAAGATGACATAAGAAGATCAgcaatttaattaaatttaattaaaaattagataaaaaaaatgatttgttgttaaaaaaaaaaaaaaaaaaaaaaaaaaaatgcaaaGATTGATTcttatttaaagttttttttttttatttttaatcattaaataaaaataaaataaaaaacatacaaataaataaataaaaaagtaaaaaaaaaaaaataattaaaatgaattcaattgaaaataataataaaaataataataaaaataataataagatttGGTTAATCACAGGAACATCAAGTGGCATTGGTTTAGAATTAGTAAAGAAGTTATTAACATATGGTTATAAAGTTTCAGCATTAACTCGTAGACcagaagaaattgaaaaagagattaaagaaattcaatttgaaaaagataatttattaattgttaaaactgatattacaaataatgaaTCAGTAAAGAGTGCAGTAGAAGAGACTATTAAACAGTTTGGTAGAATTGATGTGTTAGTAAATAACGCTGGTTATGGTTTAGTAGGTTCAATTGAAGAGTTATCAGATTCAGACGTTAGAAAGATATATGATGTAAATGTATTtggtgttttaaatttattaagaaATTCAACACCACATTTTAGAAAACAAAAATCAGGTTTAATAATTAACATATCCTCTCAAATGGGTTGGGATAATATGGAATATTACTCAGCATATAGTTCAACTAAACATGCAGTTAATGCAATCACATTCTCTGCACAAAAAGAGTTAAAAGCATTTGGAGTGAATGTAATATTAGTTAGTCCAGGTGGATTTAGAACTGGTTTTGTTGCTGGTCAACAATCAAACTTTCAAGTAccttcaaaattaattgatgaataCTCAACTCAATCATTCATTGAAATGTTTAATAAACACTCACCATATTCAAAAGGCGATCCTGAAAAAGCAGCTGAACTcttaattaaattaccaacaattgaagaattaccaaataatttattcattgGCTCTGATTCATTATCAGCTGccaaacaacaattacaatcacATTTATTAGAAGCTGAAAAATGGTATGACCTTTCAATTTCAactgattattaaaaatattaaaaaaaataaaaaaaaataaaaaaaaataaaaaaaaaaaaaaaaataaataaacctttttgtaaataataaaccttTCAATTTCAACAGAAAAAACCAAAACGAACTTCTGtagattaattttattttaagagATGTTTatctttactttttttattagtttattttcaaaaagaaaaaatgattatttatactattcattttcatttggatcacataaaaataataatttaattttttttttttttttttttttttttgaaatttaaaatacaCACACCCACAATCTGAAATGATTCCAAaccagatttaaaaaaatgggtttggaaatatatttattgtcaattaattttttttttacaatttaatgTCGTTCattgtttttgtaattatttatttttaactttgttttcaatttgaatttttttttttttaaatgaaatagcACTGGTACTTATAATGATGATTaggatttaatttttcattttattactattcaactactaataaaaaattaatttacacTTTGTGTGGAAACCTTTAAGATGCAAATTAAGTGTTTCTCTTAAATGTAAAATGAGGTAAACattattgatttataaattaatggAATTCgtgaataaatattaaaaaaaaaaataaaaaaaaaatggaaattaattatcaagtattaataattcatattttttaGGCATTGAAACaaagaaattcaacaaaataattagttattattacaaaagcTTTTGATATTAGTTTGCCCATTTCTTATTCCTATTTCCTTGATTCCCATTTCCTGTTttggaatgaaaaaaaaaaaaaaagtttggcaTTCGgttggaaaaataaaaaataaaaaataaaaaataaaaaaaataaaaaaaaataaaaaaataaaaatgaaatttatgacattataaaattttatatttataggttttttttttttttcaaaatcacaCTTTCATACCtgtcataaaaaaaaaaaaaaattattattattacaataatttatctttaaagtaaattaataaataaagtagtgaaattgattttattattataattttttttttccttttttctaaacagatttttatttttttttatttaattttaatgtaattttatttttttttatttttttttttatttttttttcaatcacAACAGCCAacaattttttaacaaaaaaaaatatcttaaaaaacatatttaaaaaatttaaaaaataaaaaaaaaaaaaaacgatcGTTGTTGAAAAATGTTAAAACATTGCAAGGTggacaaattattttttttttttttttttttatttttttatttttttattttatttttttttttttttttttttttttttattaaaaatgaaaatatatgaCCACCAAATCgctattgattattattgatttcttCCATACAACCTTCACATCAATGTAATCTTTAATATACAACCCAAACACCTTtgtattatcaaaaaaaaaaaaagaaaagaaaaggaaaaacAAAAgcaaaataatataataaaaaaaaattacctcAAAACAGaaagagttttttttttgaggaattaatttttaaaatagttattttttttattattatattttatttttttgagagAATTTctattacaattaataatcaaaaaaaggtaattttttaaaaactttaattatttcatactttcacaatttttttttttttttatttttaccatcTTATCGAATc encodes:
- a CDS encoding short-chain dehydrogenase/reductase family protein (Similar to SDR) encodes the protein MNSIENNNKNNNKNNNKIWLITGTSSGIGLELVKKLLTYGYKVSALTRRPEEIEKEIKEIQFEKDNLLIVKTDITNNESVKSAVEETIKQFGRIDVLVNNAGYGLVGSIEELSDSDVRKIYDVNVFGVLNLLRNSTPHFRKQKSGLIINISSQMGWDNMEYYSAYSSTKHAVNAITFSAQKELKAFGVNVILVSPGGFRTGFVAGQQSNFQVPSKLIDEYSTQSFIEMFNKHSPYSKGDPEKAAELLIKLPTIEELPNNLFIGSDSLSAAKQQLQSHLLEAEKWYDLSISTDY